In a single window of the Penaeus monodon isolate SGIC_2016 chromosome 3, NSTDA_Pmon_1, whole genome shotgun sequence genome:
- the LOC119596514 gene encoding zinc finger protein chinmo-like isoform X1, producing the protein MGNEQGKQVADASQEGTACPSCEQAFDPVLRQPIQLPVSNFRICKPCLKDFRNDDLVPSCPEGSEDGELSVKTSSNETKEENREKTDVSEGDRDVCRLCKRAFDPVQRQPITLPVSKLKVCKPCFKEVCKEDLEQSCPNGSVDGKLSIETSNKTEQVEKAFEPEAKQGQPDNGTADSEFTSMDEKKNASAPAPGMDPKTKKILIGVGIGVGATVGAVGAIVAAPFALAAAGFTSGGIAAGSFAASMMSSAAIANGGAIAAGSTVAILQSAGAAGIGAAATAGLAAGGGAVGLAAGGATAVGVNKLMGSKPSQENETNNGNETETLKHEDGEKGDEKGEGRSGNDEKEERKEEEGRLGNDEEEENK; encoded by the exons ATGGGAAACGAACAAGGTAAACAAGTAGCAGACGCCAGCCAAGAAGGAACGGCGTGCCCCTCGTGCGAACAGGCCTTCGACCCCGTGCTGCGTCAGCCGATTCAGTTGCCGGTGTCTAACTTCAGGATCTGCAAACCATGCCTCAAGGATTTCCGCAACGATGATCTGGTGCCGAGCTGTCCTGAAGG GTCAGAAGATGGCGAACTCTCCGTAAAAACATCATCAAACGAAACAAAG GAAGAAAACCGAGAAAAAACTGACGTTAGCGAAGGAGACCGTGACGTCTGCCGCCTGTGCAAACGAGCCTTCGACCCCGTGCAGCGTCAGCCGATAACGTTGCCGGTCTCTAAGCTCAAGGTCTGCAAACCATGCTTCAAGGAGGTTTGCAAAGAGGACCTAGAACAAAGCTGTCCGAATGG GTCAGTGGATGGCAAACTTTCTATAGAGACATCAAACAAAACGGAG CAGGTCGAAAAAGCTTTTGAACCCGAGGCAAAGCAAGGGCAACCTGACAACGGTACTGCAGATTCTGAATTCACTTCGATGGACGAAAAGAAAAACGCTTCAGCTCCAGCTCCAGGCATGGACCCAAAAACAAAGAAGATTTTAATAGGCGTTGGCATCGGAGTAGGAGCCACTGTAGGGGCAGTCGGCGCCATTGTTGCTGCTCCGTTTGCGTTGGCGG CCGCGGGATTCACCTCCGGAGGCATCGCGGCCGGATCCTTCGCGGCTTCGATGATGTCCTCTGCTGCCATTGCCAACGGAGGAGCCATAGCCGCCGGAAGCACG GTGGCGATCTTGCAGTCGGCCGGAGCAGCTGGTATAGGCGCTGCCGCCACAGCTGGATTGGCCGCCGGCGGAGGCGCTGTAGGGCTCGCTGCCGGAGGGGCAACTGCAGTCGGGGTTAATAAACTTATGGGTTCGAAACCAAGCCAAGAAAACGAGACTAATAATGGAAATGAGACTGAAACTTTGAAACatgaagatggagagaagggcgatgagaagggagaagggaggtcaggaaatgatgagaaagaagaaagaaaagaagaggaaggaagattaggaaatgacgaagaagaagaaaataagtga
- the LOC119587478 gene encoding mucin-5B-like has product MERFESLQKYCPYGNVLVPQGQVVLSLPVCCMQLVCLFGKIVEKYLYQPGDANCCEFAGVLYSDGATLPGHCTPLRCKEGQWTTSWTLDKCCSRCGLYNDPHIITFDIYRYDWHGTCNYSIAQSDLSYDPRTGVFSDFQPCNRRASCLDTTTFRDNPNTIITVSSKYNNTIIVNGEDFVVPKTGIVPVRTSGPTTHPVLVWQSDDCVILLGASKIMLKHCRSSMHVWAYPSHMDSLDGLCGHFNFNPGDDFRDRNGHQHPLSYRPYAFPYSWMTYDQSNRQCLRLRQTPCMDCQEATNDPCHADPDARDEYAVMCERFLSDAAGGQAEVLAHHIETCIFDVCLMSQEGANLTTVEEWLEELRRILKMIVDVENGRFGGWNINVENEILGGLSI; this is encoded by the exons ATGGAGAGATTCGAATCACTACAGAAATACTGTCCCTATGGAAATGTCCTGGTTCCCCAAGGACAAGTGGTCTTGAGTCTTCCGGTGTGTTGTATGCAGTTGGTGTGCTTATTTGGTAAAATTGTGGAGAAGTATCTCTATCAACCGGGTGATGCAAACT GCTGTGAGTTTGCTGGCGTCCTTTATTCAGACGGAGCAACATTACCAGGGCACTGCACCCCGCTACGTTGCAAAGAAGGCCAATGGACAACGAGCTGGACCCTTGATAAATGCT GTAGTCGCTGTGGTCTTTATAATGACCCTCACATTATAACCTTTGATATCTATCGGTACGACTGGCATGGCACCTGCAACTACTCGATTGCCCAGAGCGATCTGTCCTACGACCCCCGGACAGGCGTGTTCAGCGATTTCCAGCCTTGTAACCGCCGCGCCTCTTGCTTGGACACCACCACGTTTCGGGACAATCCGAACACCATTATTACCGTGTCCAGCAAATACAATAACACG ATAATAGTGAATGGCGAGGATTTCGTCGTACCTAAAACTGGGATCGTGCCTGTTAGAACGTCCGGCCCGACAACCCACCCCGTGCTAGTATGGCAGAGCGACGATTGCGTCATTCTGCTGGGCGCTTCCAAAATCATG CTTAAGCACTGTCGCTCCTCCATGCACGTCTGGGCTTACCCTAGCCATATGGACAGTCTGGACGGTCTATGCGGACACTTCAACTTCAATCCTGGAGATGACTTCAGGGACAGGAACGGCCATCAGCACCCTCTCTCATACCGTCCGTATGCCTTCCCGTATTCCTGGATG ACGTATGATCAAAGCAACAGGCAATGCCTCCGATTAAGACAAACGCCTTGCATGGACTGCCAAGAAGCAACA AACGACCCATGTCATGCAGACCCGGATGCTCGTGACGAGTACGCTGTCATGTGCGAAAGATTTCTATCTGACGCAGCAGGGGGGCAGGCTGAAGTCCTCGCCCATCATATCG AAACATGCATATTCGACGTGTGTTTGATGAGCCAAGAAGGAGCTAACTTAACGACGGTCGAAGAATGGCTTGAGGAACTGCGCCGTATTCTGAAGATGATCGTCGACGTAGAAAATGGGAGATTTGGTGGTTGGAATATCAATGTAGAAAATGAGATTTTGG GTGGACTCTCCATATAG
- the LOC119596514 gene encoding uncharacterized protein LOC119596514 isoform X2, giving the protein MGNEQGKQVADASQEGTACPSCEQAFDPVLRQPIQLPVSNFRICKPCLKDFRNDDLVPSCPEGSEDGELSVKTSSNETKEENREKTDVSEGDRDVCRLCKRAFDPVQRQPITLPVSKLKVCKPCFKEVCKEDLEQSCPNGSVDGKLSIETSNKTEVEKAFEPEAKQGQPDNGTADSEFTSMDEKKNASAPAPGMDPKTKKILIGVGIGVGATVGAVGAIVAAPFALAAAGFTSGGIAAGSFAASMMSSAAIANGGAIAAGSTVAILQSAGAAGIGAAATAGLAAGGGAVGLAAGGATAVGVNKLMGSKPSQENETNNGNETETLKHEDGEKGDEKGEGRSGNDEKEERKEEEGRLGNDEEEENK; this is encoded by the exons ATGGGAAACGAACAAGGTAAACAAGTAGCAGACGCCAGCCAAGAAGGAACGGCGTGCCCCTCGTGCGAACAGGCCTTCGACCCCGTGCTGCGTCAGCCGATTCAGTTGCCGGTGTCTAACTTCAGGATCTGCAAACCATGCCTCAAGGATTTCCGCAACGATGATCTGGTGCCGAGCTGTCCTGAAGG GTCAGAAGATGGCGAACTCTCCGTAAAAACATCATCAAACGAAACAAAG GAAGAAAACCGAGAAAAAACTGACGTTAGCGAAGGAGACCGTGACGTCTGCCGCCTGTGCAAACGAGCCTTCGACCCCGTGCAGCGTCAGCCGATAACGTTGCCGGTCTCTAAGCTCAAGGTCTGCAAACCATGCTTCAAGGAGGTTTGCAAAGAGGACCTAGAACAAAGCTGTCCGAATGG GTCAGTGGATGGCAAACTTTCTATAGAGACATCAAACAAAACGGAG GTCGAAAAAGCTTTTGAACCCGAGGCAAAGCAAGGGCAACCTGACAACGGTACTGCAGATTCTGAATTCACTTCGATGGACGAAAAGAAAAACGCTTCAGCTCCAGCTCCAGGCATGGACCCAAAAACAAAGAAGATTTTAATAGGCGTTGGCATCGGAGTAGGAGCCACTGTAGGGGCAGTCGGCGCCATTGTTGCTGCTCCGTTTGCGTTGGCGG CCGCGGGATTCACCTCCGGAGGCATCGCGGCCGGATCCTTCGCGGCTTCGATGATGTCCTCTGCTGCCATTGCCAACGGAGGAGCCATAGCCGCCGGAAGCACG GTGGCGATCTTGCAGTCGGCCGGAGCAGCTGGTATAGGCGCTGCCGCCACAGCTGGATTGGCCGCCGGCGGAGGCGCTGTAGGGCTCGCTGCCGGAGGGGCAACTGCAGTCGGGGTTAATAAACTTATGGGTTCGAAACCAAGCCAAGAAAACGAGACTAATAATGGAAATGAGACTGAAACTTTGAAACatgaagatggagagaagggcgatgagaagggagaagggaggtcaggaaatgatgagaaagaagaaagaaaagaagaggaaggaagattaggaaatgacgaagaagaagaaaataagtga